Proteins from a genomic interval of Actinoalloteichus hymeniacidonis:
- a CDS encoding aminotransferase-like domain-containing protein, whose protein sequence is MPTTRELTARHSASPVTVQKALRTLVAQGVIETRPGAGAFVRTVRRARSQDFAWQTAALGAQAWTASASSAALRAVSTEMIALHSGYPDRELLPERLVRAAITRAARGDSAVSRPPSAGMPELQSWVAMELGRQTPAGFSTPTARDVIVLPGSQLGLGSLFRSIVGAGGVLLVESPTYWGAILAASQVGVTLVPVSTGVDGPDLEALDRAFTETGARAFYAQPSFANPTGVQWGRPHADAVLGIVRAHRAFLIEDDWAHDFAITSDASPLAARDDGGHVVYLRSLTKSVSPTIRVAAIVARGPLRERLLADLQAQTMYVSGVLQAAALEVVTQPAWNTHLRGLRQQLAARRDLLIDAVHTRIPTASIEVIPAGGLNLWVRLDDDTDLVRLARECEARAVMIATGDEWFPAEPTGRYIRLNFAGPNPGAFDTAAQRIGEALVAAASS, encoded by the coding sequence TTGCCAACGACTCGCGAGTTGACGGCCCGCCACTCCGCGAGTCCGGTCACCGTGCAGAAGGCGCTGCGGACGCTGGTGGCGCAGGGCGTCATCGAGACGCGTCCCGGCGCGGGGGCATTCGTCCGCACGGTGCGTCGCGCGCGCTCGCAGGATTTCGCGTGGCAGACGGCCGCGCTCGGCGCGCAGGCTTGGACTGCGTCAGCGAGTTCGGCGGCATTGCGAGCGGTCTCCACGGAGATGATCGCGCTCCATTCGGGCTACCCGGATCGGGAGCTGCTCCCCGAGAGACTGGTACGCGCCGCGATCACCCGCGCAGCGCGCGGTGACTCGGCGGTCAGCCGCCCACCCTCGGCGGGCATGCCCGAGTTGCAATCCTGGGTAGCGATGGAACTCGGTCGCCAGACGCCTGCCGGATTCTCGACGCCGACCGCGAGAGACGTCATCGTTCTCCCCGGCAGCCAGCTCGGTCTCGGCTCTCTCTTCCGCAGCATCGTCGGCGCCGGCGGCGTGCTCTTGGTCGAGTCGCCGACGTACTGGGGTGCGATCCTCGCCGCGTCCCAGGTCGGGGTGACGCTGGTCCCCGTATCCACGGGAGTCGATGGCCCCGACCTCGAAGCCCTTGATCGCGCATTCACCGAGACCGGTGCACGCGCGTTCTACGCGCAACCGTCGTTCGCCAATCCGACCGGCGTGCAGTGGGGGAGACCACACGCTGACGCGGTGCTCGGGATCGTCCGAGCTCACCGAGCGTTTCTGATCGAAGACGACTGGGCACACGACTTCGCGATCACCTCCGACGCGTCGCCGCTCGCGGCGCGCGACGACGGTGGACACGTCGTCTACCTGCGCTCGCTCACCAAGAGTGTGTCGCCCACGATCCGGGTCGCAGCGATCGTCGCGCGAGGCCCGCTGCGGGAACGTCTTCTCGCGGACCTGCAAGCACAGACGATGTACGTCAGCGGCGTCCTACAGGCGGCCGCACTCGAAGTCGTCACACAACCGGCCTGGAATACCCATCTGCGTGGTCTCCGGCAACAGTTGGCGGCCCGTCGGGATCTTCTCATCGACGCGGTTCACACTCGCATCCCGACGGCGAGCATCGAGGTGATCCCCGCCGGTGGGCTCAACCTCTGGGTCAGGCTCGACGACGACACGGATCTCGTCCGACTCGCCCGCGAATGCGAGGCGCGCGCCGTCATGATCGCAACCGGCGACGAGTGGTTTCCCGCCGAACCGACCGGGCGTTACATCCGACTCAACTTCGCAGGCCCGAACCCGGGCGCGTTCGATACCGCGGCGCAGCGCATCGGCGAGGCGCTCGTCGCCGCAGCCTCCTCCTGA